From one Paenibacillus terrae HPL-003 genomic stretch:
- a CDS encoding ABC transporter substrate-binding protein has protein sequence MKRTLLTLSVLVLSASLLAGCGGADNNSAASEDYKLNNVTLPLKEKVSLHFMTQSSPLAPSDPNEKLIYKRLEEKTGVHIDFTNFTSDSFIEKRNLAVASGDLPDAILDAGYSDYDLLNLGKDGTIIPLEDLIDKYMPNLQKVLKAAPEYRSMMTAQDGHIYAFPWIEELGAGKESIHSVNDMPWINVEWLKKLGLKMPKTTEDLKNVLLAFKNGDPNGNGKADEIPLSFILNNGNEDLNFLFGSFGLGDNGDHTVVTNEGKVVFTADQDGYKEGIKYLNELYKLNLIDEESFEQDYNTYLAKGQSERYGLYFQWDKANISGDNDKYDLMNPLAGPSGEVNVTRTNNLGFDRGRMVITSANKNLELTAKWIDQLYDPIQSVQDNWGTYGDKTQQNIFEYDEASHMLKHLPLKGTAPVELRQKTNIGGPLAILDEYYGTVTTKPDDAVGRLKLMKERLVPYMKADHNFPKVFFSLEDQKQISTLETDLFAYVNRKRAEWIKTGKVEEEWAEYKAELSRLGLDKWLEIKQKGYDRYLKDQG, from the coding sequence ATGAAAAGAACATTGCTAACCTTGTCCGTGCTGGTGCTTTCTGCTTCATTGCTTGCCGGATGTGGCGGTGCAGACAATAATTCTGCTGCATCCGAAGATTACAAGCTAAACAACGTCACTCTGCCGCTTAAAGAGAAAGTTAGCTTGCATTTTATGACTCAAAGCTCGCCGCTGGCACCTTCCGATCCAAATGAAAAGCTGATTTATAAAAGACTGGAAGAAAAAACGGGTGTGCATATCGACTTTACCAACTTCACCTCTGATTCTTTCATTGAGAAAAGAAACCTGGCGGTTGCCAGCGGGGATCTTCCAGATGCCATACTGGATGCCGGCTATTCCGACTACGATTTGTTGAACCTCGGAAAGGATGGAACCATTATCCCGCTGGAGGATTTGATTGATAAATATATGCCGAATTTGCAGAAGGTATTGAAGGCAGCGCCTGAGTACAGATCCATGATGACCGCACAGGATGGGCATATTTATGCTTTTCCTTGGATTGAGGAACTGGGGGCCGGGAAGGAAAGCATTCATTCTGTAAACGACATGCCATGGATCAATGTGGAGTGGCTGAAAAAGCTGGGGCTTAAAATGCCAAAAACCACCGAGGATTTAAAAAACGTCCTGCTCGCATTTAAAAATGGCGATCCTAACGGAAATGGCAAAGCAGATGAAATTCCGCTGTCCTTCATACTCAATAATGGCAATGAGGACCTGAATTTTCTGTTCGGATCATTCGGTCTTGGGGACAACGGCGATCATACGGTAGTCACCAATGAGGGGAAAGTGGTCTTCACCGCCGATCAGGACGGTTATAAAGAGGGGATTAAATACCTTAATGAGCTGTATAAACTGAACCTAATCGACGAGGAATCATTCGAGCAGGATTATAACACGTATCTGGCCAAAGGCCAGAGTGAAAGATATGGCCTCTACTTCCAATGGGATAAGGCGAATATTTCAGGAGACAACGATAAATATGATTTGATGAATCCGCTCGCGGGACCAAGCGGTGAAGTCAATGTAACCCGGACAAACAATCTCGGCTTTGACCGGGGGAGAATGGTGATTACCAGCGCCAACAAAAATCTCGAGCTTACGGCAAAATGGATTGACCAGCTGTACGATCCCATTCAGTCCGTACAGGATAACTGGGGTACCTACGGCGACAAAACTCAGCAAAATATTTTTGAATACGATGAAGCGAGTCATATGCTGAAGCATCTTCCGCTTAAGGGAACGGCCCCTGTCGAGCTGCGGCAAAAAACGAACATCGGTGGTCCATTAGCAATTCTTGACGAGTATTACGGAACGGTTACGACCAAGCCTGATGATGCAGTGGGACGGCTTAAGCTCATGAAGGAAAGACTCGTTCCTTATATGAAGGCTGACCATAATTTCCCGAAAGTCTTCTTCTCGCTGGAGGATCAGAAGCAGATCTCCACATTGGAAACCGATTTGTTTGCTTACGTTAACCGCAAGCGGGCGGAATGGATCAAGACGGGTAAAGTGGAAGAAGAATGGGCCGAATATAAAGCCGAGCTGTCCAGACTGGGGCTAGATAAATGGCTGGAAATTAAACAAAAAGGCTATGACAGATACCTTAAAGATCAAGGCTGA
- a CDS encoding ABC transporter permease, whose product MVRNYILYLFLVPSIILTVIFKYVPMYGSIIAFKDFSPRKGILGSEWVGFEHFQRFLSSPNFYDILMNTLKLSAYGLILGFPVPIILALMLNLIRGAKLKKNIQLIVYAPNFISVVVVAGMLFVFLSPTGIVNAMITTFTGKPISFMTDPAYFRTVYILSGIWQTAGWSSIIYVATLANVDPQLHDAATIDGASLMKRILHIDLPALKPVMAVLFILAAGGIMSIGYEKAYLMQTALNTPTSEIIATYVYKVGLQSGDYAYSTAIGLFNSVINVVLLIFVNTVVKRLNEGEGLY is encoded by the coding sequence ATGGTTCGAAATTATATATTATATTTGTTTCTGGTTCCGTCCATAATTCTTACCGTCATTTTCAAGTATGTTCCCATGTATGGCTCGATCATTGCGTTTAAAGATTTCAGTCCAAGAAAAGGCATCCTCGGCAGCGAATGGGTTGGATTCGAACATTTTCAGCGGTTCCTTTCATCACCTAATTTTTATGACATTTTAATGAATACGCTTAAATTAAGCGCTTATGGTCTTATTCTCGGTTTCCCAGTACCCATTATTCTGGCTTTGATGCTAAATCTGATTCGAGGAGCAAAGCTCAAGAAGAATATTCAGCTTATTGTATACGCACCTAACTTCATTTCGGTTGTTGTTGTTGCCGGTATGCTGTTTGTTTTTCTATCCCCGACTGGAATAGTGAACGCTATGATAACAACCTTCACCGGCAAGCCGATTTCCTTTATGACTGATCCCGCCTATTTCCGAACGGTATATATATTGTCCGGTATATGGCAAACAGCAGGCTGGTCTTCTATCATTTATGTGGCTACCTTAGCCAATGTGGACCCGCAGCTGCATGACGCTGCAACCATTGACGGCGCTTCATTGATGAAGAGAATCTTACACATTGATCTGCCAGCGCTCAAGCCTGTCATGGCTGTCCTATTCATTCTCGCTGCTGGAGGTATCATGTCCATCGGCTATGAAAAGGCTTACCTGATGCAGACGGCTCTAAACACGCCAACCTCGGAAATCATCGCGACTTATGTATACAAGGTGGGGCTGCAATCCGGCGATTATGCTTATTCAACGGCAATCGGGCTTTTCAATTCTGTGATTAATGTGGTCCTGCTGATTTTTGTAAATACCGTCGTCAAGAGGCTGAACGAAGGGGAAGGGCTGTATTAA
- a CDS encoding IS256 family transposase, whose amino-acid sequence MGLWSKQQLREFIKENNLVTAQDAQNALKDLFAETIQEMLEAEMDTHLGYGKHEVKAKLTPNSRNGKSRKTVVSEYGEQEISIPRDRLGEFEPLVVKKHQSNVTGIEEQIIALYAKGISTREIQDHLGQMYGIEVSPTLISNVTNKIVPLIKEWQSRPLQGVYAVVYLDAIHFKVKQDGAIINKAAYMVIGIDLDGNKDVLGMWIGENESSKFWLSVLNELKNRGVQDILIICVDNLSGFSQAIAACYPQTEIQKCIIHQIRSSTRYVSYKDIKKVTADLKPIYKAATEEGALLELDHFEEVWGTKYPLIIRSWRTNWEELATFFKYPPEIRKLIYTTNMIESYHRQLRKVTKGKSIFPTDEALLKMLYLATVDVTRKWTGRVQNWGQMLLQFSVFFPDRVGQHLR is encoded by the coding sequence ATGGGACTCTGGTCAAAACAGCAACTTCGGGAATTCATTAAAGAGAACAATTTAGTCACTGCACAGGATGCACAGAATGCGTTAAAAGACCTATTTGCAGAGACGATTCAGGAGATGCTGGAAGCCGAAATGGATACCCATTTGGGCTATGGAAAGCATGAGGTAAAGGCCAAGCTTACCCCGAACAGCCGCAACGGAAAGAGTCGTAAAACAGTAGTCAGTGAGTACGGCGAACAGGAAATCAGCATCCCTCGAGATCGCCTGGGTGAGTTTGAGCCACTGGTTGTCAAGAAGCATCAATCGAACGTAACCGGCATCGAAGAGCAAATTATTGCCCTGTATGCCAAAGGGATCAGCACGAGGGAAATCCAAGATCATTTGGGACAGATGTACGGTATTGAGGTCTCTCCTACGCTCATTTCCAATGTCACGAATAAGATTGTGCCTCTCATTAAAGAATGGCAGAGTCGGCCTCTGCAAGGCGTTTATGCAGTTGTTTATCTGGATGCCATTCACTTCAAAGTAAAGCAAGACGGGGCCATTATTAACAAGGCAGCCTACATGGTCATTGGCATCGATCTGGACGGAAATAAGGATGTCTTAGGCATGTGGATTGGCGAGAATGAATCCTCCAAGTTCTGGCTGAGTGTCCTGAATGAACTCAAGAATCGCGGGGTTCAGGACATACTCATTATCTGCGTAGATAACCTGTCTGGATTTTCTCAGGCGATTGCGGCCTGCTATCCCCAAACCGAAATCCAAAAGTGTATCATTCACCAGATCCGCAGCTCCACCCGGTACGTTTCGTACAAGGATATTAAGAAAGTAACTGCCGACTTAAAGCCCATTTATAAGGCAGCAACCGAAGAAGGGGCTTTGCTTGAACTCGACCATTTCGAGGAAGTCTGGGGTACGAAATATCCCCTCATTATCCGCTCCTGGCGAACCAATTGGGAGGAGCTCGCTACCTTTTTCAAGTACCCGCCCGAGATCCGCAAACTCATCTACACGACGAATATGATCGAGAGTTACCACCGGCAGCTTCGTAAAGTGACAAAGGGGAAAAGTATCTTTCCTACCGATGAAGCTCTGCTTAAAATGCTTTATCTAGCCACCGTCGATGTCACTCGAAAATGGACAGGACGTGTCCAGAACTGGGGACAAATGCTCCTCCAATTTTCCGTCTTTTTTCCGGATCGGGTCGGTCAACACTTGCGTTAA
- a CDS encoding carbohydrate ABC transporter permease, whose product MDIHYTGKDRILLIINYILLGLFVLAILLPLVYVVLSSFLTPNTLITKGFAITSSDWTLTGYAKILSNDAMIRGFFNAIFYSAAFAFATVLFSVLAAYPLAIEGLIGKRPIMIFFLITMFFGGGLIPTYLVIKDLGMLNTVWAIILPGSISVFNIILAKTYFQGLPKELFQAASIDGASELSIFFKIVLPLSKPIIFVLALYAFVGQWNSYFDAMIYLDDPKLFPLQLVLRSILIQNQVQPGMIADALAQAELKKLSEMIKYSAIVISSLPLIVMYPFFQKYFEKGVMVGSIK is encoded by the coding sequence ATGGATATTCATTACACCGGGAAGGACCGGATTCTGCTCATTATCAATTATATACTGCTTGGTTTGTTTGTTCTCGCTATTCTGTTGCCGCTGGTTTATGTGGTGCTTTCGTCCTTTTTGACTCCAAATACCCTGATTACCAAAGGGTTTGCCATTACATCATCCGACTGGACACTCACGGGATATGCCAAAATCCTAAGCAATGATGCCATGATCCGCGGTTTTTTTAATGCCATTTTTTACTCAGCCGCCTTTGCGTTCGCAACGGTATTGTTTTCCGTCCTCGCGGCTTACCCGCTTGCGATTGAAGGGCTGATCGGGAAACGGCCGATAATGATCTTTTTCCTGATAACGATGTTTTTCGGCGGCGGCCTGATTCCAACCTATCTGGTGATTAAGGATTTAGGTATGTTGAATACAGTGTGGGCCATCATTCTGCCCGGCTCGATCAGCGTATTCAATATTATTCTGGCAAAAACTTATTTTCAGGGGCTTCCCAAAGAGCTGTTCCAGGCGGCGAGCATAGACGGAGCTTCCGAGCTCAGTATTTTCTTTAAAATCGTCCTGCCGTTGTCGAAGCCTATTATTTTTGTTCTGGCTTTATACGCTTTTGTCGGACAATGGAATTCTTATTTCGACGCCATGATTTATCTCGATGATCCGAAGCTGTTTCCGCTGCAACTGGTACTACGCTCCATTTTGATACAGAATCAGGTTCAGCCCGGGATGATTGCCGATGCGCTGGCGCAGGCGGAGCTTAAGAAATTGTCCGAAATGATTAAGTACTCTGCCATAGTCATATCGAGCTTGCCTTTGATTGTCATGTATCCATTCTTCCAAAAGTATTTTGAAAAAGGTGTCATGGTAGGTTCGATCAAATAA
- a CDS encoding AI-2E family transporter, with translation MPNHSPQINKFFKWCIGIIFVLIIIYLCTLVDFLFVPITSLVRVVLIPLMLSFFFYYLLRPLVDLLERHKLNRSLAIILIYIAIAVILALFVVGIWPSIRNQMINLVDNAPSLFSSLGKKVHELEQDGALSAIFPGDVNPLTHLTEYLNKGFLLVTDYVTGLFGLVSNVTIALFMFPLILFYMLKEGGKFGRKLVSFVPKRFLIAANEVLDDIDSALSSFIVGRVIINLALGVLMYLGFLLIGLPYALLLTVVAVIMNFIPFVGAILSSIPIIIIGFIQSPSVAIWSLVVILLAQQIQDNIISPYIFGKQLDVHPLTVIILVLIGGDLAGITGILLAIPYYMIIKIIVSKVYLLFYREKWEHL, from the coding sequence ATGCCTAATCACTCTCCACAAATAAACAAGTTTTTTAAATGGTGTATAGGTATCATTTTTGTTCTCATCATTATATATTTGTGCACGCTCGTCGATTTTTTATTTGTACCGATAACGTCCTTAGTCCGGGTGGTATTAATTCCATTAATGCTTTCGTTTTTTTTCTATTATCTTTTGCGACCATTGGTAGATTTACTGGAGAGACACAAGTTAAACCGCTCGCTTGCAATCATACTGATTTATATCGCCATTGCAGTCATCTTAGCTCTCTTTGTGGTAGGTATTTGGCCTTCCATACGGAATCAAATGATCAACCTCGTGGATAATGCACCCAGTTTATTTAGTTCATTAGGTAAAAAGGTTCATGAATTAGAACAGGATGGGGCACTTTCTGCCATTTTTCCGGGCGACGTTAATCCGCTAACACACCTTACTGAATACTTGAACAAAGGTTTCCTATTAGTTACGGATTATGTAACCGGTTTGTTTGGTCTTGTTTCCAATGTCACAATCGCATTGTTTATGTTCCCATTAATCCTTTTTTATATGTTAAAGGAAGGGGGGAAATTTGGCCGTAAATTGGTTAGTTTTGTTCCTAAGCGCTTTTTAATCGCTGCAAACGAGGTCTTGGATGATATTGATAGCGCACTCAGCAGCTTTATCGTAGGAAGAGTAATTATTAACTTGGCACTTGGTGTGTTAATGTACTTAGGATTTCTTTTGATTGGACTGCCATATGCACTATTATTAACCGTTGTTGCGGTAATCATGAATTTCATTCCTTTTGTTGGTGCTATTCTCTCATCAATCCCTATTATTATTATTGGCTTCATTCAGTCACCCTCGGTTGCGATATGGTCACTTGTTGTTATTTTGTTAGCCCAGCAAATACAAGATAATATTATTTCTCCTTATATATTCGGTAAGCAACTTGATGTTCACCCTTTGACAGTGATTATTCTTGTACTGATTGGTGGGGATTTAGCAGGAATTACAGGAATATTGCTGGCTATCCCTTATTATATGATTATTAAAATAATAGTTAGTAAGGTGTACTTGCTTTTTTACAGAGAAAAATGGGAACATTTATAA
- a CDS encoding glycoside hydrolase family 32 protein → MTDTLKIKAETFNKRRVDTIKGMNLTDDNSSRKGSRSDYYRETYRPQFHYSPEKNWMNDPNGMVYFEGEYHLFYQHTPHDTQPDFGRMHWGHAVSKDLVHWDELPPAIPPGEDGAIFSGSAVVDKNNTSGFFNEEGSGLVAIYTNEGNKAQPGKSQVQSIAYSKDKGRTWTKYEGNPVLFPAETLDFRDPKVFWYDESSMWIMVLAVRDRVEFYTSPNLKEWSFASEFGSDISGIHRGVFECPDVFRISVDEDSSISKWILMLSVGDRNGVNPNDPEPPAGGSGMMYFIGNFDGKVFTLDETLDSFDTTKWVDYGSDFYAAVTWSGIPNENGRKIWVGWMNNWRYATTLPSEEWRGKTSISRELQLRTYPEGLRLIQAPISELSQLRKPILSLQDLTIKPGMNVLSDIFVAKAEIIAEFEINNVAELRFKVRKSSNQETIVGYNVSNEELFVDRTKSGTIDFHSDFTAKHKAPMKPEDGRIQLSIYVDWSSVEVFGNNGKAVISDLIFPDLESRDLELYAIGGELKVLSLQINDLVSIWGNETV, encoded by the coding sequence ATGACAGATACCTTAAAGATCAAGGCTGAAACATTTAACAAGAGGAGAGTGGACACCATTAAAGGAATGAATCTAACGGACGACAATAGCAGCAGAAAAGGATCACGAAGCGATTATTATAGAGAGACATACAGACCTCAATTTCATTATTCACCGGAGAAAAATTGGATGAACGATCCCAACGGCATGGTTTACTTTGAAGGAGAGTACCACCTGTTCTACCAGCATACGCCCCATGATACGCAGCCTGATTTTGGTAGGATGCATTGGGGGCATGCGGTAAGCAAGGATCTAGTGCATTGGGATGAACTCCCACCGGCAATTCCGCCTGGGGAGGACGGTGCGATCTTCTCGGGAAGTGCGGTGGTGGATAAGAACAATACCAGCGGATTTTTCAACGAAGAAGGATCAGGATTGGTTGCCATTTATACGAATGAGGGCAACAAGGCTCAGCCCGGCAAGTCGCAGGTGCAAAGCATTGCTTACAGCAAAGATAAAGGTCGAACCTGGACAAAATATGAAGGTAACCCGGTTTTATTTCCGGCAGAAACGCTAGACTTTCGTGATCCGAAGGTGTTTTGGTATGATGAATCGTCGATGTGGATCATGGTTCTTGCTGTAAGAGACCGTGTAGAATTTTATACATCTCCAAATCTTAAAGAATGGTCCTTTGCAAGCGAATTCGGTTCCGACATTTCGGGTATCCACCGAGGGGTATTTGAATGTCCTGATGTATTTCGAATCTCAGTTGATGAGGATTCTAGTATCAGTAAGTGGATTTTGATGCTAAGCGTCGGGGATAGAAATGGTGTGAATCCAAACGATCCAGAACCGCCAGCAGGTGGTTCTGGCATGATGTACTTCATAGGTAACTTTGACGGTAAGGTATTTACTCTAGATGAAACTTTGGATTCTTTCGATACTACCAAATGGGTAGACTATGGATCAGATTTTTACGCGGCCGTGACCTGGAGTGGCATTCCAAACGAGAACGGACGAAAGATTTGGGTCGGCTGGATGAACAATTGGCGTTATGCTACCACGCTGCCTTCGGAGGAATGGCGTGGCAAGACATCAATTTCCCGGGAGCTACAGCTTAGGACTTATCCGGAGGGACTTCGCTTAATCCAAGCACCCATTAGTGAATTAAGTCAGCTAAGAAAACCAATTTTGTCTCTGCAAGACTTGACGATTAAGCCAGGTATGAACGTATTGTCTGATATTTTTGTAGCTAAGGCAGAAATTATTGCAGAATTTGAAATTAATAATGTAGCGGAACTCAGATTCAAAGTACGGAAGTCTTCCAATCAGGAAACTATCGTCGGCTACAATGTCTCGAATGAGGAGTTGTTCGTTGATCGGACGAAGTCGGGTACTATTGATTTTCACTCCGATTTCACAGCAAAACACAAGGCTCCTATGAAGCCAGAGGATGGACGGATACAGTTAAGCATTTATGTAGATTGGTCAAGTGTCGAGGTATTCGGCAATAATGGGAAAGCAGTCATTTCAGATCTGATTTTCCCTGACTTGGAAAGTAGAGATTTAGAGCTCTATGCCATTGGTGGAGAGCTAAAGGTTTTGTCGCTTCAAATCAATGATCTGGTAAGTATTTGGGGAAATGAGACTGTCTAG
- a CDS encoding sensor histidine kinase — translation MGKESNEHDQDEDLKIYDRDSDRLTISRVPIILWIIFIYIEGIVIQNITTPLPIRSLLFSLAIALHVLLYWHVRKILYYGSWIYFIIQAGIIFLSAFLLPVSFPIMLIGLIPILIGQSIGIYYQTKKVVLVFVGFYLLFCLAMIWYRDGEHSVLFIGLLILIVIIVAAYSILFYKQVNARIRIQNFLTELELAHQKVEELTLANERQRMARDLHDTLAQGLAGLIMQLEAVDAHLTKGSSQRAHEIVQQSMSQARKALADSRRAIDNLRSKSASEVDFSDAVREEAQRFTMATGIRTAVDIKIKSSVSRLLIEHGLHIISECLTNVAKHSHAKNVWINILDNQGMISMGVRDDGKGFNPDNIAKQAGHYGLIGIHERTRLLGGTIHINSTVQEGTSIKVEAPLLKET, via the coding sequence ATGGGCAAAGAATCCAATGAACATGATCAAGATGAAGACTTAAAGATCTACGATAGAGATAGTGATCGACTTACTATATCCAGAGTTCCGATTATATTATGGATCATTTTCATCTATATCGAGGGAATCGTTATTCAAAATATAACTACACCATTACCAATTCGAAGTCTATTGTTCTCTCTGGCAATAGCCCTGCATGTACTTTTGTACTGGCATGTTCGAAAAATTCTATATTACGGTTCATGGATTTATTTTATTATTCAAGCAGGAATTATCTTTTTAAGCGCTTTTCTTCTTCCTGTCAGTTTCCCAATTATGCTAATTGGATTAATCCCAATATTAATTGGTCAAAGCATAGGTATATATTATCAAACAAAAAAAGTTGTGTTGGTGTTTGTTGGTTTCTATCTTCTTTTTTGTCTAGCTATGATATGGTATCGCGATGGTGAGCACTCTGTGCTGTTTATTGGGTTGCTCATTCTTATTGTTATAATCGTAGCTGCATATTCTATTCTTTTCTACAAACAAGTCAATGCGCGGATTCGTATCCAAAACTTTCTTACTGAGCTGGAGCTTGCACATCAGAAAGTAGAAGAACTTACGTTAGCCAATGAGCGGCAACGCATGGCCCGGGATCTGCATGATACACTGGCTCAAGGTCTTGCTGGCCTGATTATGCAGTTGGAAGCCGTAGATGCCCATCTGACAAAAGGCAGCTCGCAGAGAGCCCATGAAATCGTTCAACAGTCCATGTCCCAGGCGCGCAAGGCTTTGGCTGACTCACGACGTGCTATAGACAATCTGCGTTCAAAATCGGCTTCGGAAGTCGACTTTTCCGATGCAGTCCGGGAAGAAGCGCAGCGTTTTACGATGGCTACCGGCATTCGAACAGCAGTGGACATCAAGATTAAATCTTCGGTATCCAGGCTGTTGATTGAGCATGGGCTACACATCATAAGCGAATGTCTTACGAACGTAGCCAAGCATTCGCATGCCAAGAACGTATGGATCAATATTTTGGATAATCAAGGTATGATTTCTATGGGGGTCCGTGACGATGGAAAAGGCTTTAATCCAGATAATATTGCCAAACAAGCAGGACATTATGGATTAATAGGCATTCATGAACGGACGCGTTTGCTGGGCGGAACGATTCATATTAACAGCACAGTTCAGGAAGGCACGTCTATTAAAGTTGAGGCACCTCTTCTAAAGGAGACATAA
- a CDS encoding response regulator — MKFKILIVDDHWVVREGLKLVLETNDSYEVVGEAEEGATALTLIEELQPDVILMDLYMPQMSGLETMKALKERQNETPVIILTTYNEDDLMIQGLSLGAKGYLLKDTSRENLFRTIESALRGETLLQPEITARVFAKTSEKEVKSEQYADTPILTEKERNILQSVAQGLRSKEIALDMGISERTVKAHLTNIYNKLGVDSRSEAVVVSLERGILHL, encoded by the coding sequence ATGAAATTTAAAATATTAATCGTAGATGATCATTGGGTGGTTAGAGAAGGGCTAAAGCTTGTTCTAGAGACAAATGACAGCTACGAAGTTGTGGGTGAAGCGGAAGAAGGGGCAACAGCACTTACCCTGATTGAGGAACTTCAGCCGGATGTCATCCTAATGGATCTATATATGCCTCAAATGAGTGGGTTGGAAACGATGAAGGCTTTAAAAGAGCGGCAAAATGAAACACCTGTTATTATCCTGACTACCTATAACGAAGATGATTTAATGATTCAGGGACTCTCCTTGGGGGCGAAAGGCTATTTATTAAAAGATACCAGCCGTGAGAATCTATTTCGGACGATTGAATCCGCGTTAAGGGGAGAGACACTTCTTCAGCCGGAAATTACAGCAAGAGTTTTTGCTAAAACAAGTGAGAAAGAGGTCAAGAGTGAGCAGTATGCAGATACTCCAATCCTGACCGAGAAAGAAAGGAACATATTACAATCTGTTGCACAGGGGCTTAGGAGCAAAGAGATTGCGTTAGACATGGGGATTTCGGAGCGGACGGTGAAAGCACATTTAACGAACATTTACAACAAGCTCGGTGTCGATTCTCGATCCGAAGCAGTAGTCGTGTCTTTGGAACGAGGCATTCTGCATCTTTAA
- a CDS encoding efflux RND transporter periplasmic adaptor subunit has translation MKGLNRTRIKMLVTGITFAMVVSGCSSASEDTTAKSGQPVQIQKVKMQPLANEFNLAGTLQASNQTAVSFEANGRILNTTVEVGDQVQKGAVLAQLDTSTYQLELERAKTTMEKAKAGISQADASVQSAQASIRTAQSQINSAQSKLQELNDGAKKQEIVQAQNAVTAATNAYNKKKADAARSQSLFQAGAVSLTENENAQLELTNAQKSLSDSQEQLSLLLAGASQEQRSQASAGVDQARAGLESAEATRQQGLASKAQAQATYKDAMAAYEQSALALKKTTLTSPIAGVVIEKKVSDGQLGSSGSEAFTVGNISSLKVLLPVPDSEILSWKKDQKVNISLYNEIRTGTVTQIYPSTNSKTGSINVEVSIPNPELNWKPGQVISAAKSINQNEALLVPVESVISTGNDPYVFKSVNGKAVKTPIKLGKVTNNQLEVLSGLQAGDQIVTQGAGTLFNGDVLGKSKESSK, from the coding sequence ATGAAAGGGTTGAATAGAACACGAATTAAAATGCTAGTCACGGGGATAACCTTCGCTATGGTGGTTTCCGGTTGCTCAAGCGCTTCTGAGGATACCACTGCAAAATCTGGCCAGCCGGTACAAATTCAAAAAGTAAAGATGCAGCCTTTGGCTAATGAATTTAATTTGGCGGGAACATTGCAGGCAAGCAATCAAACCGCGGTTTCCTTTGAAGCCAATGGGCGTATTTTAAATACGACGGTTGAAGTGGGGGATCAGGTACAGAAAGGGGCAGTTCTCGCACAGTTGGATACATCCACTTATCAGCTGGAACTTGAACGGGCCAAGACAACTATGGAGAAGGCCAAAGCGGGTATCAGCCAAGCAGACGCCTCTGTTCAATCAGCACAGGCAAGCATTCGTACCGCACAATCCCAAATTAATTCAGCCCAATCCAAATTACAGGAATTGAACGATGGGGCCAAAAAGCAGGAAATTGTACAGGCGCAAAATGCAGTTACGGCGGCAACCAATGCTTATAACAAGAAAAAGGCAGATGCCGCTAGGAGCCAAAGTCTATTTCAGGCAGGAGCTGTATCATTAACAGAAAATGAGAATGCGCAGTTGGAATTAACGAACGCACAAAAAAGTTTAAGTGACTCACAAGAGCAATTGTCCCTTTTACTTGCAGGGGCTTCTCAGGAACAGCGTTCGCAAGCTTCGGCTGGCGTAGATCAGGCCAGGGCAGGGTTGGAATCGGCCGAGGCTACTAGACAACAAGGGTTAGCCAGTAAGGCACAGGCACAGGCTACCTATAAGGATGCAATGGCCGCTTATGAGCAATCGGCTTTGGCGCTCAAGAAAACCACATTAACATCTCCTATAGCTGGTGTTGTGATTGAGAAAAAGGTATCTGATGGACAGTTAGGCTCCAGCGGGAGTGAGGCTTTTACTGTCGGTAATATTAGTTCTTTAAAAGTGCTCTTGCCTGTACCGGATAGTGAAATTTTATCGTGGAAGAAAGATCAAAAAGTAAATATATCCCTCTATAATGAAATTAGAACAGGGACCGTTACTCAGATCTATCCATCGACTAACTCCAAAACAGGAAGCATCAATGTGGAAGTTAGCATTCCCAACCCCGAACTCAATTGGAAACCGGGTCAAGTCATTAGTGCAGCTAAAAGCATAAATCAAAACGAAGCGCTTTTAGTGCCCGTAGAGTCCGTAATTAGTACGGGAAATGATCCTTATGTCTTTAAATCTGTAAATGGAAAGGCCGTTAAAACCCCGATTAAACTGGGGAAAGTGACTAATAATCAGCTCGAAGTTCTCTCTGGACTACAGGCAGGCGACCAAATCGTTACGCAAGGTGCAGGAACCTTATTTAATGGTGATGTACTTGGGAAATCGAAGGAGTCGTCCAAATGA